Proteins encoded in a region of the [Limnothrix rosea] IAM M-220 genome:
- a CDS encoding MBL fold metallo-hydrolase, giving the protein MNNIRPPKPPREIFPTVYSFTPNRETLGGTAYFIVEKSGNTLVDCPPWHDGTVDFLREQGGVKTLFMTHRSAISNQVAKIQAALECEIVIQEQEAYLMPEATVTPFRDHWQRGSLTALWTPGFSPGSSCLYYENEGGCLFTGRHLLPNQQAELLALRTPKTFHWGRQLKGIETLIQRFSAVTLSHILPAANVGFLRGKGYVPEAYGQLKNAVERSQTQPEINL; this is encoded by the coding sequence TTGAACAATATCCGTCCCCCCAAACCCCCTCGCGAGATCTTCCCCACGGTCTATAGCTTCACACCAAATCGCGAAACCTTGGGTGGTACAGCCTACTTCATTGTAGAAAAAAGCGGCAACACATTGGTAGATTGCCCCCCTTGGCACGATGGTACGGTGGATTTTCTGCGGGAACAAGGCGGCGTTAAGACCCTGTTTATGACCCATCGCAGCGCCATCAGTAACCAAGTGGCAAAAATTCAGGCAGCCCTAGAATGTGAAATTGTCATCCAAGAACAAGAAGCTTACCTTATGCCTGAGGCCACAGTGACTCCCTTTCGAGACCATTGGCAGCGGGGATCACTAACCGCCCTTTGGACACCGGGATTTTCGCCGGGCTCCTCCTGTTTATACTACGAAAATGAAGGTGGTTGTCTATTTACCGGGAGACATTTATTACCAAACCAACAGGCTGAACTGTTAGCCTTACGCACCCCTAAAACATTCCATTGGGGTCGCCAACTAAAAGGAATCGAGACCCTAATCCAACGATTTAGTGCCGTAACTTTAAGTCATATTTTGCCCGCTGCCAATGTCGGTTTTTTGCGGGGGAAAGGATATGTGCCAGAGGCCTATGGACAATTGAAAAATGCTGTGGAACGGTCTCAAACACAACCGGAAATCAACCTTTAA
- a CDS encoding site-2 protease family protein, which translates to MEVWLLFFIMGVLTYTLIRRTVPRENKAPIGLLWLVMMLPASSWLIWILIYGTAVQMPLLAMLPLLIISPVTYWSLIEWGKPANKEDNQTTEVASEVLPKKSKSTISLKKEHSNTDQKPKQAIRPISNKEEEALRDCFPWGIYYLQNIDYYPQAVICRGKLRAVPKEAYRTIRENVENLFGDRFIVVFQESFKGQPFFALVPNPWKAAQESGNQEPLTRPFLAIALMVITIFTATVMGVELQNIEPEALQQDPSLLWRGFPYGFLVVLILGLHELGHYFTGLYYKVKSNLPYFVPIPFFVGTLGAYTQRRSPIPHRQALFDIAAAGSWVGMLLTLPCLWIGLSLSQVVPMPEETSLLTLNEFDPRFSFLLALISRLAMGAQFTADMAIDLHPVAIAGYVAFIFGGMQLLPIGQLDGGLMSHAVFGQRTAGVIAQVARLCMIAVAFVEPNFLFLAIFAILMPLTNQPALNDVTELDNRRDFAGILSLVFVTLIFLPVPGAIATWLNF; encoded by the coding sequence ATGGAAGTCTGGTTGCTCTTTTTTATTATGGGTGTGTTGACCTACACCCTCATCCGTCGCACTGTACCGCGAGAAAACAAGGCTCCCATCGGCTTGCTCTGGCTGGTGATGATGCTTCCGGCATCGTCTTGGTTGATCTGGATTTTGATCTATGGCACAGCCGTCCAAATGCCCCTCTTGGCGATGTTGCCTCTACTGATCATTTCGCCAGTCACCTATTGGTCGCTGATTGAATGGGGTAAACCGGCGAATAAAGAAGATAATCAAACGACAGAAGTGGCTTCTGAAGTGCTGCCGAAAAAAAGCAAAAGCACCATTTCTCTGAAAAAAGAACATTCAAATACCGATCAAAAACCCAAACAAGCGATCCGTCCCATCAGCAACAAAGAGGAAGAAGCCCTAAGGGACTGTTTTCCTTGGGGGATCTATTATCTCCAAAATATTGACTATTACCCCCAAGCTGTCATCTGTCGTGGCAAATTAAGGGCTGTCCCAAAGGAGGCTTATCGTACTATTCGCGAGAATGTCGAAAATTTATTTGGCGATCGCTTTATCGTTGTGTTTCAGGAGAGCTTTAAGGGTCAACCGTTTTTTGCCCTCGTCCCCAATCCTTGGAAAGCGGCACAAGAGTCTGGTAATCAAGAACCTCTCACTCGGCCATTTTTGGCGATCGCCCTGATGGTGATCACGATATTTACGGCGACAGTGATGGGTGTGGAACTGCAAAATATCGAACCGGAAGCTCTCCAGCAAGATCCCTCGTTACTGTGGCGGGGCTTTCCCTATGGTTTTCTGGTGGTCTTGATTTTAGGACTCCATGAGCTTGGTCACTATTTCACGGGTTTGTATTACAAGGTCAAATCAAATCTGCCCTATTTTGTGCCCATTCCATTTTTTGTTGGTACTTTAGGTGCCTATACCCAACGTCGTTCTCCCATTCCCCACCGCCAAGCGCTTTTTGATATTGCGGCTGCTGGCTCGTGGGTGGGGATGTTATTGACCTTACCCTGTCTCTGGATTGGTTTAAGTTTGTCCCAGGTTGTGCCGATGCCGGAGGAAACTAGTTTATTAACCCTGAATGAATTTGACCCGCGTTTTTCTTTTTTATTGGCTCTCATTAGTCGCTTAGCGATGGGGGCACAGTTCACTGCCGATATGGCGATTGATTTACATCCCGTGGCGATCGCCGGTTATGTGGCCTTTATTTTCGGCGGTATGCAGCTTTTACCCATTGGGCAGTTGGACGGCGGTCTGATGAGTCATGCGGTCTTTGGTCAACGTACGGCCGGTGTGATCGCTCAGGTGGCGCGCCTTTGTATGATTGCCGTTGCCTTTGTCGAGCCAAATTTTTTATTCCTTGCCATCTTTGCTATTTTGATGCCCCTAACCAATCAACCGGCCTTAAACGATGTAACGGAGCTGGATAATCGTCGCGATTTTGCCGGAATTTTAAGTTTGGTGTTTGTGACATTAATCTTTTTACCTGTACCTGGGGCGATCGCCACTTGGTTAAATTTCTAG
- a CDS encoding sugar phosphorylase has protein sequence MTVSFSDFGDRLRFYLETLYPDVEFGVLKARIVKAIAEHVPEEGTAAAPQLWDETTTLVITYGDTLLPSQDEGDRPTLPILKEFLDARLDGVISGVHILPFFPYSSDDGFAVIDYLKVNPRLGTWDDVAAIAENFEVMADLVINHISSQSEWFQQFIKQEEPGCHYFIEYPPETDCHQVIRPRSSPLLTPVDTVNGIKYVWTTFSADQVDVNFANPDVLLEFINILLSYCRNGARFIRLDAVGFLWKRLNTPCIHLPETHFAIQLFREILAVTYPDTVLITETNVPNRENLSYFGRGNEAHMIYNFSLPPLLLNALIRGESKHLKTWMKSMPPAQEGCAYFNFTASHDGIGLRPAEGLIEGEEFTQLVKTIEGFGARINYRSQSDGTQRPYELNISLFDALKGTIKGEDKWQRQRFVCSQAIMMALEGVPAFYIHSLLATPNDYEKLEATGHNRSINRHQWDYAELCAKLDDPDSDQHWVFNELKRLISIRRQQKAFHPNATQYTLDFRSGSIFGLWRQSRDRRQSIFCIYNLSDRPKSVAVSNLNLICTDEWHDLLGRLTITEDTEKLNLSPYQIAWITNVPLLH, from the coding sequence ATGACTGTTTCTTTTTCTGATTTTGGCGATCGCCTCCGGTTTTATTTAGAGACTCTTTATCCTGATGTGGAGTTTGGGGTATTAAAAGCTAGGATCGTCAAGGCGATCGCCGAGCATGTACCGGAGGAAGGGACGGCAGCGGCACCGCAGCTGTGGGACGAAACGACGACATTGGTGATTACCTATGGCGATACTCTGTTGCCGAGCCAAGATGAGGGCGATCGCCCGACTTTACCGATTTTGAAAGAGTTTCTGGATGCTCGTCTGGATGGGGTGATTAGTGGTGTTCATATCCTGCCGTTTTTCCCCTATAGCTCTGATGATGGTTTTGCCGTGATTGATTATCTGAAGGTCAATCCTCGTCTAGGCACTTGGGATGATGTGGCGGCGATCGCCGAGAACTTTGAAGTGATGGCAGATCTTGTGATTAACCACATTTCCAGCCAATCCGAATGGTTCCAGCAGTTCATTAAACAAGAAGAACCCGGCTGTCACTACTTCATCGAATATCCCCCCGAAACCGATTGCCACCAAGTGATTCGCCCCCGCAGTAGCCCCCTACTAACGCCCGTCGACACCGTCAATGGCATCAAATATGTGTGGACAACCTTTAGCGCCGATCAAGTGGATGTGAATTTCGCGAATCCTGACGTGCTATTGGAATTTATCAATATTCTGCTGAGCTATTGCCGTAATGGGGCGCGCTTTATTCGCCTTGATGCCGTTGGCTTTCTTTGGAAAAGATTAAATACGCCCTGTATCCACCTGCCAGAAACCCATTTTGCCATTCAGCTTTTTCGGGAAATTTTGGCCGTAACCTATCCCGACACCGTGCTCATTACCGAGACGAACGTTCCTAACCGTGAAAATCTCAGCTATTTCGGGCGGGGCAATGAAGCCCACATGATCTACAACTTTAGTCTGCCGCCACTGCTGTTAAACGCTTTAATTCGTGGCGAGTCGAAACACCTCAAAACTTGGATGAAAAGTATGCCGCCAGCCCAAGAGGGTTGTGCTTATTTCAACTTCACCGCTTCCCATGACGGGATAGGGTTACGTCCGGCGGAAGGTCTCATTGAAGGAGAAGAGTTTACCCAGCTGGTGAAAACCATTGAAGGCTTCGGGGCAAGGATTAATTACCGTAGTCAGAGTGATGGTACTCAGCGTCCCTATGAGCTGAATATTTCCTTGTTTGATGCCCTCAAAGGCACGATCAAAGGTGAGGATAAATGGCAACGGCAGCGGTTTGTTTGCTCCCAAGCGATCATGATGGCTCTCGAAGGTGTGCCTGCGTTTTATATCCATAGTTTGCTGGCAACGCCCAATGACTATGAAAAATTAGAAGCCACAGGACACAATCGCAGCATTAACCGCCACCAATGGGATTATGCAGAGCTGTGTGCCAAGCTGGATGACCCGGACTCTGACCAACATTGGGTCTTTAATGAACTCAAAAGGTTGATTTCCATCCGGCGGCAACAAAAGGCGTTTCACCCCAATGCCACCCAATACACCCTTGATTTTCGGAGTGGCTCAATTTTTGGGTTGTGGCGGCAAAGTCGCGATCGCCGTCAGAGTATTTTTTGCATTTACAATCTCAGCGATCGCCCGAAGTCAGTGGCTGTATCAAACTTAAATTTGATTTGTACCGACGAATGGCATGATCTCCTTGGTAGACTCACCATTACCGAGGACACCGAAAAGTTAAACCTCAGTCCCTACCAAATCGCTTGGATTACCAATGTTCCTTTGCTTCACTGA
- a CDS encoding DUF3122 domain-containing protein, protein MSLLLLLSDGIWTPLSRADIRQYHNGNGDMLDQARHSLRDIDRRPWQVVVFRDVKNGVAGHLELRLVGFPTQIDFQHPQPLLIQTRSGQDFQAPDEFGDNGPAANVGQYDITEILPRLPQDEPLVLELPTVQRATLKVPASVISEWRLIS, encoded by the coding sequence TTGAGCCTCTTGCTCTTACTCAGCGACGGTATCTGGACACCCCTGAGTCGGGCAGACATTCGTCAGTACCATAACGGCAATGGCGACATGCTCGATCAAGCGCGCCATTCATTGCGGGATATTGACCGTCGTCCTTGGCAAGTGGTGGTATTTCGAGATGTCAAAAATGGAGTGGCAGGCCATCTGGAGTTGCGCCTAGTGGGATTTCCTACTCAAATTGACTTTCAACACCCCCAGCCTTTACTGATTCAGACCCGTAGCGGTCAGGATTTTCAAGCCCCTGACGAATTTGGGGACAATGGGCCAGCGGCTAATGTTGGCCAGTACGATATCACCGAAATTTTGCCGCGGCTACCCCAAGATGAGCCTCTAGTCCTGGAGCTACCGACGGTACAACGGGCAACCCTTAAAGTGCCAGCATCTGTCATTTCTGAATGGCGGCTCATTTCTTAA
- a CDS encoding HAD-IIB family hydrolase yields the protein MFLCFTDLDGTLLNHDDYQYDDAVPTLKKLRSAGVPVIPTTSKTKAEVSDLRAALGLGDPFIVENGSGVFFELNDTRFDFQQIVQLEKLSTTVVANLDMLTLGVTYEEARQGLQQLSEQTGETLRGFGDLTVAELEAATGLSAEAIQQACDRQFSEPFVRPETSMQTLEAIAQELGFKILVGNRFCHLLGAGAAKGRAVQLVAKAWQLTHDGDEKITTVGLGDSPNDLSLLEAVDVAIVVPGIKGAHPDLIPFIEKYGWQVAPDTGCRGWSGAVEAAIAQHLS from the coding sequence ATGTTCCTTTGCTTCACTGATCTCGACGGCACATTACTAAACCATGATGACTACCAGTATGATGATGCCGTTCCCACTCTCAAAAAACTACGGTCGGCAGGCGTACCGGTGATACCCACCACGAGTAAAACCAAGGCTGAGGTCAGTGATTTACGCGCTGCTCTCGGTTTGGGGGATCCCTTCATCGTTGAAAATGGAAGCGGTGTTTTTTTTGAGCTAAACGATACGCGTTTTGATTTTCAGCAGATTGTGCAATTAGAAAAGTTATCAACAACAGTGGTGGCGAATCTCGACATGCTTACCCTAGGGGTAACTTACGAAGAGGCTCGGCAAGGTCTTCAGCAATTGTCAGAGCAGACCGGTGAAACCTTACGGGGCTTTGGGGATTTGACGGTCGCGGAATTAGAAGCGGCTACAGGATTATCTGCTGAAGCGATCCAACAGGCCTGCGATCGCCAATTTAGTGAGCCCTTTGTTCGACCAGAAACTTCCATGCAAACCCTAGAGGCGATCGCCCAAGAACTCGGCTTTAAAATCCTTGTGGGGAACCGCTTTTGTCACCTACTCGGAGCCGGAGCGGCAAAGGGTCGTGCGGTGCAACTGGTGGCGAAGGCATGGCAACTGACCCATGATGGGGACGAAAAAATTACCACGGTAGGTTTAGGAGACAGCCCCAATGATTTGTCGCTGCTCGAAGCTGTTGATGTGGCCATTGTTGTGCCGGGAATAAAGGGCGCTCACCCTGATTTGATTCCTTTTATCGAGAAATATGGCTGGCAAGTAGCGCCAGATACAGGCTGTCGTGGTTGGTCTGGGGCGGTGGAAGCGGCGATCGCCCAGCATTTGTCGTAA
- a CDS encoding Ig-like domain-containing protein, translated as MNLFKRLRLFNLTTIAAIAPAMTFFAIPALAQETRPLAVVVNGDAVQMQAVEMALKQLDAEIWQMPHTDFIEGGSSPHGIQLRSLDSPDTLLIIDGKSALNKIPESRPIFLIGQAVGAQSVAKLVPLIERPIQLVALVHPPTNDTVLYSNAVSPQVGVFLSYFQLPNTHNDTDTFNLGEQPCNPDFGCSQFSDDGDRATTEDWIQADIINQLEVALNLPATTNTAISDLAENFAPNATNDSFQLTANSTLTIPSPGFLGNDNDLNGDPLNSPHTIRGAQNGTLKVYVDGSFEYTPNPDFVGTDSFIYAVSDGTNTAQAEVTLSIVASQPTLAAQNDSFEVVANTLFSLQAPGILANDLNPENLQLQVPVYNYAGQNGTLVIFNGGGLQYTPNPGFIGTDSFTYTVSDGQNRSQARVTFNVLPAN; from the coding sequence ATGAATCTTTTTAAACGACTCCGTCTTTTTAACCTCACAACTATTGCGGCGATCGCCCCTGCCATGACATTTTTTGCCATCCCGGCTCTGGCACAGGAGACCCGTCCCTTAGCCGTTGTGGTTAATGGTGATGCAGTACAGATGCAAGCTGTAGAGATGGCTTTAAAACAGTTAGATGCGGAAATCTGGCAAATGCCCCACACTGATTTTATTGAAGGTGGTAGTTCTCCCCATGGGATTCAGTTACGCTCCCTCGACAGCCCTGACACCTTATTGATCATCGACGGGAAATCTGCTTTAAATAAAATTCCTGAAAGCCGCCCTATTTTTCTTATTGGACAAGCCGTCGGAGCCCAGTCCGTTGCCAAGCTCGTTCCTCTTATTGAACGTCCGATTCAGCTGGTGGCTCTAGTCCATCCACCCACTAATGATACGGTGCTCTATTCCAATGCAGTGAGTCCTCAAGTTGGTGTGTTTCTCAGTTATTTCCAACTACCCAATACCCACAACGACACGGATACCTTTAATCTTGGCGAACAACCCTGTAATCCTGATTTTGGTTGCTCTCAATTTAGTGATGACGGCGATCGCGCCACTACCGAAGACTGGATTCAAGCGGACATTATCAACCAACTCGAAGTCGCACTAAACTTACCTGCCACAACCAATACGGCCATATCTGATCTAGCAGAAAATTTTGCCCCTAATGCCACCAATGACAGCTTTCAACTAACTGCCAACAGTACATTAACAATTCCATCTCCCGGTTTCCTCGGCAATGATAACGATTTAAATGGTGATCCACTCAATTCTCCACACACCATTCGAGGAGCCCAAAATGGCACTTTAAAAGTCTATGTCGATGGTTCTTTTGAATACACACCCAACCCAGACTTTGTCGGCACTGACAGTTTTATTTACGCCGTGAGCGACGGCACAAATACCGCCCAAGCAGAAGTCACCTTGTCCATTGTTGCCAGCCAACCGACACTAGCGGCTCAAAATGACAGTTTTGAGGTGGTAGCAAACACGCTGTTTTCACTACAAGCCCCAGGCATTTTAGCTAATGATTTGAATCCCGAAAATCTACAACTCCAAGTCCCCGTGTACAATTATGCTGGTCAAAACGGAACATTAGTTATCTTTAATGGCGGCGGTTTGCAATATACGCCAAATCCGGGATTTATTGGCACAGATAGCTTTACCTACACAGTCAGTGATGGCCAAAATCGCTCACAGGCAAGGGTCACCTTTAATGTTTTACCAGCCAACTAG
- a CDS encoding DUF1822 family protein has translation MQYLNAVVTIDVAPQWLAIAEKFAAEQTKASQQKLILQQTLAILSLQKYLELAEIKTAPTESYSWHPQTRTLTAWADLLLPDYGRLFCCFADTSQQVNLPPILPINTLGFVVTDISADFTVVYLKGFLPYRYLSPDHQHFFAPEIQLISTLFDELYLLSEKRLLVASEVQRAMAIDAELRDYFSIFLMPENLMDIVNRLNYSLDLDGVEPQTLLFGKSDDEMESIYAVTESSTENYENNLVQEKIIIATAQLTRSLLGKIRELHQDFGLMELS, from the coding sequence ATGCAATATCTTAATGCCGTCGTCACCATTGATGTTGCGCCCCAATGGCTGGCGATCGCCGAAAAATTTGCAGCGGAACAAACAAAAGCATCCCAACAAAAACTTATTTTGCAACAAACCCTCGCTATCCTTAGTTTGCAAAAATATTTAGAGCTAGCAGAGATTAAAACAGCACCGACAGAAAGCTACAGTTGGCATCCCCAAACCCGTACCCTAACGGCCTGGGCAGATCTATTGTTGCCAGACTATGGACGATTATTTTGCTGTTTTGCTGATACATCGCAACAGGTTAACTTGCCGCCTATTTTGCCCATAAATACCTTGGGATTTGTTGTAACAGACATTAGTGCTGATTTTACGGTCGTTTATCTGAAAGGTTTTTTACCCTATCGCTATTTGAGTCCTGATCATCAGCATTTTTTTGCCCCAGAAATACAACTGATTTCTACACTATTTGATGAGCTATATCTTCTTTCGGAAAAAAGACTGTTAGTCGCGTCAGAGGTACAACGAGCCATGGCAATAGATGCAGAGCTACGGGACTATTTTTCGATATTTTTAATGCCAGAAAATTTAATGGATATTGTCAATCGTTTAAATTATTCTTTAGACTTGGATGGGGTGGAGCCCCAGACTTTGTTATTCGGAAAATCAGATGATGAGATGGAGTCTATTTATGCGGTGACTGAGTCTTCCACTGAGAATTATGAAAATAATTTAGTGCAGGAAAAAATTATTATAGCAACGGCTCAATTGACACGATCATTGTTAGGAAAGATTCGTGAGCTACATCAAGATTTTGGTTTAATGGAATTATCTTGA